A single region of the Deefgea piscis genome encodes:
- the murA gene encoding UDP-N-acetylglucosamine 1-carboxyvinyltransferase — translation MDKLRIIGGHPLAGEITISGAKNAALPILCACLLTADTLRLTNVPQLADVKTTQKLLQGMGVRVMTDNVHEYELTAAELTSLTAPYELVKTMRASILVLGPTLARFGEAQVSLPGGCAIGARPVDQHIKGLEAMGAEIIIEHGYVKAKGRLKGARIVCDMVTVTGTENLLMAATLADGITVIENAAREPEVVDLAECLIKMGAKITGHGTDTITIEGVASLHGAEHAIIADRIETGTFLVAAAAAQGKVLLRNTRADILDSVLDKLREAGAYIEAGETWISLEMKHRARAVNLRTLPYPAFPTDMQAQFMMLNCIAEGTGVVTETIFENRFMHAPELVRMGAKINTEGNTAIITGVEKLSGAVVMATDLRASASLVIAGLIAEGETIVDRIYHLDRGYEHIETKLAGIGASIERFH, via the coding sequence ATGGACAAATTAAGAATTATCGGTGGTCACCCACTGGCTGGTGAAATTACTATTTCTGGCGCCAAAAACGCCGCATTACCGATTTTATGTGCCTGCTTGCTCACTGCTGACACATTGCGCTTGACCAATGTGCCGCAATTGGCCGATGTGAAAACCACGCAAAAATTACTACAAGGCATGGGCGTTCGCGTGATGACAGATAACGTCCACGAGTACGAACTCACTGCTGCTGAACTCACCAGCCTCACTGCGCCGTATGAATTGGTTAAAACCATGCGTGCTTCAATTTTGGTGCTCGGCCCAACGCTAGCTCGCTTTGGTGAAGCGCAAGTGTCTTTGCCTGGCGGTTGCGCCATTGGTGCTCGCCCTGTTGATCAGCACATCAAAGGCCTTGAAGCTATGGGCGCTGAAATCATTATCGAGCACGGTTATGTCAAAGCCAAAGGCCGCCTCAAAGGCGCGCGCATTGTTTGCGATATGGTCACCGTTACCGGTACAGAAAACCTATTGATGGCCGCCACACTGGCCGACGGGATTACCGTGATCGAAAACGCCGCGCGTGAACCCGAAGTTGTTGATTTGGCAGAATGCCTGATCAAAATGGGTGCCAAAATCACCGGCCACGGTACTGATACCATTACCATCGAAGGCGTTGCCAGCTTGCATGGCGCAGAACACGCCATCATTGCCGACCGTATCGAAACCGGCACTTTCTTAGTCGCCGCTGCCGCCGCGCAAGGTAAAGTATTGCTAAGAAACACCCGTGCAGACATTTTGGATTCGGTACTCGATAAATTACGTGAAGCTGGCGCTTATATCGAAGCCGGTGAAACATGGATTTCACTGGAAATGAAGCATCGCGCACGCGCAGTGAATTTACGCACGCTGCCGTATCCAGCATTCCCAACCGATATGCAAGCGCAGTTTATGATGCTCAATTGTATTGCTGAGGGCACTGGCGTGGTGACTGAAACGATTTTTGAAAATCGTTTTATGCATGCGCCTGAATTGGTTCGCATGGGCGCAAAAATCAATACCGAAGGCAATACCGCCATTATCACCGGCGTTGAAAAACTATCTGGCGCAGTCGTCATGGCTACTGATTTACGCGCTTCTGCCAGCTTAGTGATTGCCGGTTTGATTGCTGAAGGCGAAACTATTGTTGATCGTATTTACCATCTTGATCGCGGCTATGAGCATATTGAAACCAAACTCGCTGGCATTGGCGCAAGTATTGAGCGATTTCATTAA
- the hisD gene encoding histidinol dehydrogenase produces MIRRFDSTSVDFQSELTALLAFETSQDPQVDVRVAGILADVKARGDAAVIEYTNQFDGTSAQTMADLELSQEELKAAFERLPSDQAAALQAAAARVRSFHEKQKMASWTYEDEDGTLLGQQVTALDRVGIYVPGGKATYPSSVLMNAIPAHVAGVQEIIMVVPTPRGERNDMVLGAAYVAGVSRAFTIGGAQAVGALAFGTATIPQVDKITGPGNAYVASAKRAVFGIVGIDMVAGPSEILVIADGTTPADWVAMDLFSQAEHDEIAQSILLCTDAAYLAEVQASISKLLPTQPRKDIISASLANRGALILVKDLAEACEISNYIAPEHLELSVADPDALLPQIRHAGAIFMGQFTSESLGDYCAGPNHVLPTARSARFSSPLGVYDFQKRSSIIKVSEAGAQKLGKIASVLAHGEGLTAHANAAELRLKA; encoded by the coding sequence ATGATTCGCCGTTTTGATTCTACTTCCGTCGATTTTCAATCTGAACTCACCGCACTGCTGGCGTTTGAAACCTCGCAAGACCCACAAGTCGACGTTCGTGTTGCTGGCATTTTGGCCGATGTAAAAGCCCGTGGCGACGCCGCCGTGATTGAATACACCAATCAATTTGATGGCACCAGCGCGCAAACCATGGCCGATTTGGAGCTAAGCCAAGAAGAACTCAAAGCCGCATTCGAGCGCCTGCCAAGCGATCAAGCCGCGGCATTACAAGCCGCGGCAGCGCGAGTACGCAGCTTTCATGAAAAACAAAAAATGGCATCTTGGACGTACGAAGATGAAGACGGCACGCTGCTCGGCCAGCAAGTGACCGCGCTCGATCGCGTTGGCATTTATGTTCCAGGTGGCAAAGCAACGTATCCATCATCAGTACTGATGAATGCCATTCCAGCGCACGTTGCTGGCGTTCAAGAAATCATCATGGTGGTGCCAACACCGCGTGGCGAGCGCAATGATATGGTGCTCGGTGCAGCGTATGTTGCAGGTGTGAGCCGGGCATTTACCATTGGCGGCGCGCAAGCCGTTGGTGCATTGGCATTTGGTACCGCAACGATTCCGCAAGTCGATAAAATCACTGGCCCAGGCAACGCCTACGTGGCGAGCGCCAAACGCGCAGTGTTTGGTATCGTCGGTATTGATATGGTGGCCGGCCCATCCGAAATTTTAGTGATTGCCGACGGCACAACGCCAGCCGATTGGGTGGCGATGGATTTATTTAGCCAAGCCGAACACGATGAAATCGCCCAGTCGATCTTGCTATGCACCGATGCCGCCTATCTCGCTGAAGTCCAAGCCAGCATCAGCAAATTACTGCCAACACAGCCACGCAAAGATATTATTAGCGCATCACTGGCTAATCGCGGCGCGCTAATTTTAGTGAAAGACTTGGCTGAGGCGTGCGAAATTAGCAATTACATCGCACCAGAACATTTGGAATTGTCCGTTGCAGATCCTGATGCGCTATTGCCGCAAATCCGCCACGCTGGCGCTATTTTTATGGGGCAATTCACCTCAGAAAGCTTGGGCGACTATTGCGCCGGACCCAACCACGTTTTACCAACCGCCCGCAGCGCACGTTTTTCTAGCCCGCTTGGCGTATACGACTTCCAAAAACGCTCGTCGATTATCAAAGTATCTGAAGCCGGCGCACAAAAATTGGGCAAAATTGCCAGCGTTCTCGCGCACGGTGAAGGCCTAACAGCACACGCCAATGCCGCTGAACTACGCTTAAAAGCCTAA
- the hisG gene encoding ATP phosphoribosyltransferase codes for MITIALSKGRIFEETLPLLAAAGIVPSEAPESTRKLIIGTNQADVQLIIVRASDVPTYVQYGAADLGVAGKDVLIEHGGQGLYQPLDLEIAKCSLMVAVQNGFDYAEAVKQGARLRIATKYTEQAKEHFASKGVHIDLIKLYGSMELAPLVGLADAIVDLVSTGSTLKANDLVAVEHIRDISSRLVINQSALKLKQARIQPMLDAFTATVNGRKN; via the coding sequence ATGATTACGATCGCGCTATCGAAAGGCCGTATTTTTGAAGAAACGCTCCCCTTATTGGCAGCGGCAGGGATTGTGCCAAGTGAAGCGCCCGAAAGCACGCGTAAGCTCATTATCGGCACCAATCAAGCCGATGTGCAGCTGATTATTGTACGTGCTTCGGACGTACCCACTTATGTGCAATATGGCGCGGCCGACTTAGGTGTCGCCGGTAAAGACGTCCTGATTGAGCATGGTGGCCAAGGTTTGTATCAGCCACTAGATTTAGAAATCGCCAAATGCAGCCTAATGGTGGCGGTACAAAATGGCTTTGATTATGCCGAAGCGGTGAAACAAGGCGCGCGTTTACGCATCGCCACCAAATACACTGAACAGGCTAAAGAGCATTTTGCCAGCAAAGGCGTGCACATCGATTTAATCAAACTGTATGGCTCAATGGAATTAGCCCCCTTAGTGGGTTTGGCTGATGCCATTGTCGATTTGGTTTCAACTGGCAGCACGCTCAAAGCCAATGATTTAGTCGCCGTTGAGCATATTCGCGATATTTCGAGTCGTTTAGTCATCAATCAATCAGCACTCAAACTCAAACAAGCGCGGATTCAACCGATGCTGGATGCGTTTACTGCGACTGTTAACGGTCGGAAAAACTAA
- a CDS encoding potassium channel family protein yields the protein MMFCWPWLLQLFAFTHVNERLIFFIVAIYANYFYFIFSIAKGQRLSEGVTPEHAVWLFVLSNIILAMVFAVGWHHFALFGPPLHCLKEPTLLQAIYFSAEVFSTVGFGDLLPCSDQGQMLFIAESLIGTTHFGVFMTLIFSRVIFPQSKPKTPRKAKIEPKTELNDDHAVSKTDNSTSSNL from the coding sequence ATGATGTTTTGCTGGCCATGGCTATTGCAGCTATTTGCCTTTACCCACGTCAATGAGCGGCTGATTTTTTTTATTGTTGCCATTTACGCTAATTATTTTTACTTTATTTTTAGTATTGCTAAAGGCCAGCGCCTGAGTGAAGGCGTGACGCCCGAACATGCAGTTTGGTTGTTTGTCTTAAGTAATATCATTTTGGCCATGGTGTTTGCGGTCGGTTGGCATCATTTTGCTTTATTTGGCCCACCGCTGCATTGCCTGAAAGAGCCGACGTTACTACAGGCGATTTATTTTTCAGCTGAGGTTTTTTCTACCGTTGGTTTTGGCGATTTACTGCCGTGTTCTGATCAAGGGCAAATGCTATTTATTGCCGAATCACTGATTGGGACCACGCATTTTGGCGTGTTTATGACTTTAATTTTTAGTCGGGTGATTTTTCCGCAATCCAAACCCAAAACGCCGCGTAAAGCCAAAATCGAGCCTAAAACCGAACTCAACGACGATCACGCGGTCAGTAAAACTGACAACTCCACTTCTTCAAATTTATGA
- the hisB gene encoding imidazoleglycerol-phosphate dehydratase HisB has protein sequence MRQVTVSRNTLETQITITLNLDGTGISKFDTGVPFFEHMLDQVARHGLFDIEIKAVGDLHIDAHHTVEDVGITLGQAFAQAVGDKKGIVRYGHSYVPLDEALSRVVVDLSGRPCLEYDCEYTRAMIGGFDVDLFGEFFRGFVNHAAISLHIDNLKGKNAHHQAETIFKALGRALRMAVEHDPRMAGITPSTKGTLVG, from the coding sequence ATGCGCCAAGTAACAGTTAGCCGCAATACCTTAGAAACTCAAATCACCATTACCCTCAATTTAGACGGCACGGGAATCAGCAAATTTGATACCGGTGTGCCCTTTTTTGAACATATGCTCGACCAAGTCGCTCGCCACGGCCTATTTGATATCGAAATCAAAGCCGTTGGTGATTTGCATATTGATGCCCATCATACGGTTGAAGATGTCGGTATTACCTTGGGCCAAGCTTTTGCTCAAGCGGTTGGCGATAAAAAAGGCATTGTGCGTTATGGCCACAGCTATGTGCCACTCGATGAGGCGCTATCACGGGTGGTGGTCGACTTATCGGGCCGCCCTTGCTTGGAATACGATTGCGAATACACCCGCGCAATGATCGGCGGTTTTGATGTCGATTTATTTGGTGAATTCTTCCGTGGTTTTGTTAACCATGCCGCAATTAGCTTGCATATCGACAATCTCAAAGGCAAAAACGCCCACCACCAAGCCGAAACGATTTTTAAAGCACTGGGCCGCGCTTTACGCATGGCCGTTGAGCACGATCCTCGCATGGCGGGCATCACACCATCGACCAAGGGCACGCTAGTCGGCTGA
- a CDS encoding TIGR00645 family protein — protein sequence MKPSTASNLKTPFISKIIFSSRWLQLPIYLGLIVVQGVYAYKFLAALYNMLMNLTSLSETQIMLAVLGLIDVVMIANLLLMVTVGGYETFVSRLHIDNDPDQPEWLDHVNATVLKVKLSMAIISISSIHLLQTFINAAQTSEATMKWQVIIHLSFLVSAAALAYTDKLLHSVSNPH from the coding sequence ATGAAACCCTCAACAGCATCCAATCTAAAAACACCGTTTATTTCAAAAATCATTTTTAGTAGCCGCTGGCTACAACTACCGATTTACCTCGGCCTGATTGTGGTGCAAGGCGTTTACGCTTATAAGTTTCTCGCTGCGCTTTACAATATGCTGATGAATTTAACCTCATTGAGCGAAACCCAAATTATGCTCGCCGTATTGGGTTTGATCGACGTGGTCATGATTGCGAATTTATTGCTCATGGTGACTGTTGGCGGTTACGAAACCTTTGTTTCTCGACTGCACATTGACAATGATCCAGACCAGCCTGAATGGCTAGATCATGTGAACGCGACAGTACTTAAAGTCAAACTCTCGATGGCGATTATCAGTATTTCATCGATCCATTTATTGCAGACCTTTATCAACGCCGCACAAACCTCAGAAGCAACAATGAAATGGCAAGTGATTATTCATTTGTCTTTCCTCGTGTCTGCTGCGGCGCTCGCTTACACCGATAAACTACTGCATTCGGTATCTAATCCGCACTAA
- a CDS encoding DUF4870 domain-containing protein codes for MFNINPKPASEDSDGKLKPPTQAEKTCAVILHLSGLCWLPIIPLQVLALIVPFLGLQFARAHSEFVEQHAVQICNFQMLMACFYVLALIATLFFKTPIFIWWVAIGASLFSVWEAAKAINGWPAKYPAGLKLFK; via the coding sequence ATGTTCAATATCAATCCCAAACCAGCAAGTGAAGATAGCGACGGCAAACTCAAGCCACCCACACAGGCGGAAAAAACCTGTGCCGTGATTTTGCATTTGTCTGGCTTATGTTGGTTGCCGATTATTCCGCTGCAAGTATTGGCGCTGATTGTGCCTTTTTTGGGTTTGCAATTTGCCCGCGCGCACTCGGAATTCGTTGAACAACACGCGGTGCAAATTTGTAATTTTCAAATGCTAATGGCTTGTTTTTATGTATTGGCGCTGATTGCGACTTTATTCTTTAAAACGCCCATTTTTATTTGGTGGGTTGCCATTGGTGCTTCTTTGTTTTCAGTTTGGGAAGCGGCCAAAGCCATAAATGGCTGGCCTGCTAAATACCCTGCCGGTCTCAAACTATTTAAATAA